The genomic segment TGTCGGGGTTAAAGAACTGGTCTTCTTCGAGGTCCTGGATACGGGCGCTGAGGAGCGTGGCGCGCGTGGCGGCGGGCAGGGAGAGGATGCGGCCGATGGTGAAGAGCTGCCGGTTGCCCAGCATGACAGGGGCGTGGGCGACGACGGGAGCTTCGGGCTGGGGAGCGGGATGGGCCAGTTCGGTGGGGAGCTGTGTCGTTGCGGTGGATGCGGGATGCGGGGTTTCGGCGGTGGCCTGGGCGGGCAGACGGAGAGAGCAACTTGCAGCAATTGCCAGTGAGAGGAGTGTGGTTACGGCAATTCTGGAGGTGGTTTTCATCGGTTCCCTCCCCGCGGGACTGGTGCGGAGTTCGGTTGCGAGGGTCATGGTAGGCATGTTGAGGAGGGGGCGCAACTGGAAGGACTTACGGGGGTTCTGCTTTTCGGGTGGGTGCCAGTTGGGGCTGCGCGGCTCGTCTAACCGGCAGGGTTCCGGTAAAACGGCTGTCCTGGGGTTATCCGTCACAATAGACAGTGGTGCTGGAGGAGTGCGGTTGCGTAGAACTAGGGGTATGAGACGTAGGTTCGCCCTGGCGGCGGCTATAGCAGTTCCTGTTTGGTTGGCCGCAGTTGCCGGAAGCCGCAGTGCGTGGGCGCAGAACCTGACAGCTCCTTCTGTTCCTGTTTCTATGGAGAGCTTGCCCGATGTGCCGGTACCTGCGGGTCAGGAGCCGGGGACGCCGCCACCTGCACAGCCGCAGGGCGACAGCAGTTCGCAGAGTGGGCAGACGCCGGTTGAACAGCAGCCTGCTGTGCAGACGCAAAGCGAGCGGGAGAAGGCGCAGCAGCAGATCAAAGAGCAGGAGAAGCAGCGTGTGCTGGGCATCGTGCCGATGTTCAACACTTCGTATGTGAACGATGCGGTGTCGCTGACGGCGGGGGAGAAGATCAAGCTGGCGTTCCGGACGGCGATCGATCCGGTGAGCTTTGCGGGGCCGGCGGTGGTGGCGGGTCTTGGCGAGATCGATGCGCCCGAGAATAACAATGGCTTTGGATGGGGGCCGGGGGGGTACTTCAAGAAGTGGGGCGCGGCTTATCTGGATTCGTTCAACGGCACAATGCTGGGGAGCGGTTTTTTCCCCGCGCTCCTGCGGCAGGATCCGCGCTACTTTCGGCTGGGCCGCGGGAGCACGATGAAGCGGACGATGTACTCGATTGCGACCGTGGCGATCTGCAAGCACGACAAGACGGGGAAGTGGGAGCCGAATTATTCAAACATCGGCGGCAACTTCGCGGCGGGCGGGCTGGCGACGCTGTATTACCCGTCCGGCGGCGAGCGGCAGGGCCCGGAGCAGGTTGTGTCGAGCGCGCTGATTGTGACCGCGACGGGGGCGCTGGGTTCGTTGTTCCAGGAGTTCTGGCCGGACATTTCGCGGAAGATGTTCAAGAAGGATCCGACGAATGGGCGGGACGCGCAGATCAGGGCGGCCGAGGAGCAAAAGAAGACCTCCGGCAAGGAGAAGCAGCCGATTGCGCCGTCGCCGAAGTAGCGGTCAGGTGGTCAGGTGGTCTTAGGTGCTCGTGAGGGTCGGTCTGCGGCATTGAAGGTCTTTCAGGACAATCTACTTCTGTGGAGCTTTTCTGCGGGCCGCTCATCCCTTGAGTGAAGTTGCCTGTCGTTTGGTTGGCGGGTGATACTTCAATTCCGCGATGGATGTTTGTCGCGTTTTGAGGAGCGTCATGCCCGAAGCTGTTGTTGTCAGTGCGGTTCGAACTCCGGTGGGCCGCGCGCCTAAAGGGACTCTTGCTACTACTCGGCCCGACGATCTGGCGGCAGTTGCGTTGAGCGCGGCGTTGGAGAGGGCTCCGGGGCTGGATAAGGCCGAGGTGGAGGACGTCATTCTGGGCTGCGCACAGCCGGAGGGCGAGGCAGGCTTCAACATGGCGCGGTTTGCGGCGCTGAGGGCGGGGCTGCCGATCGAGGTGCCGGGCGTGACGGTGAACCGGCTGTGCTCGTCGGGGCTGGAGGCGATTGCGCTGGCGGATATGCGGATCCGCGCGGGGGGCGACAAGGTGGTGCTGGCGGGCGGCGCGGAGTCGATGTCGATGATTCCGATGGGCGGCGCGAAGCCGAGCCCGAATCCATGGCTGGCGGAGAATTATCCGGCGTCGCTGCTGACGATGGGGTTGACGGCGGAGCGGGTGGCGAAGCACTACAACGTGAGCCGCGAGGACCAGGATGCGTTCGCGCTGCGGAGCCATCAGAAGGCGGTGGCGGCGCAGGAGGCGGGCAGGTTCGCCGATGAGATTGTGCCGGTGCCGGTGACGATCGCTAGTCCGACGGAGAAGGCGGGCAAGCCGCGCGTGGAAGAGAAGATGTTTGCGGCCGATGAGGGGCCGCGGGCGGATACGTCGGCGGAGGCGCTGGCCAGGCTGAAGCCGGTGTTTCATGCGCAGGGGACGGTGACGGCGGGGAATTCGTCGCAGACTTCGGATGGAGCGGCGGCGGTGGTGCTGATGGAGTCCGTGCGAGCGAAGGAACTGGGACTGAAGCCGAGGGCGCGGCTGGTTTCGTATGCGGCAACGGGGTGCCTACCGGAAGAGATGGGCGTGGGGCCGATTTATGCGATTCCCAAGGCGCTGAAGATGGCGGGGCTGAAGCTTGAGGATATCGACCTGATTGAGCTGAACGAGGCGTTTGCGGCGCAGTCGCTGGCGGTGATTCGGACGCTTGGGATCGATCCGGAGCGGGTGAATGTGAATGGCGGTGCGATTGCGCTGGGGCATCCGCTGGGGTGCACGGGCGCGAAGCTGACGGCGACACTGCTGGCGGAGATGGAGCGGCGCGCGGCGCGCTACGGGATGGTGACAATGTGCGTTGGCGGCGGCATGGGGGCCGCGGGGATTTTTGAAAGACTAAGTTGAAGGGCGTTAGTGCCAGAGATCCCTATAAAGATCGGCTAGCTCAATCATGTGGTTCCATGTGAGCTTCATGCGGCAATCGCTGTATGCCACAGCTGCCTGACTTCTCTCCCATTGCGTCGACATGGATTTGCAGCTCTGTTCGCGGTACTGGTGCCACAGTTCCTCCCCCACATCGAAGGGGAGCTTCTTTGCCGACGGGGCCTCGCCGAGCAGCAGCATTCCACGAATGGCTCGAGCATAGGCAAGGTAGTTACTCTCCGTTATCTTGCCTTCAGCAGTCAGGCATTCGCCGATAGCAGCGTTGCCACCCGGGAAGGCCTTCTCGCACAACTCGACCTTGGCGCGGGCGCGCTCCCTTTCGAGTGCTTCAGTGCCTTGCGCGCGGAGTTTCGTCTGCTCGGAGTAGTCGATGGCCGAGTTTGCGTGCTGGCTCCATGCGGTCGCCGACAGGACGACCATTGCTGCCGGGAGGATCCAAAAGCCTTTCATGAGTCAGGCTTGAGGTGCCGCGCGCCGCGCGGACCAGAGCCATCCAGCAGACAGCAGGGTGAGGATCAGGATGAGGCCCTGCGAAATGACGCAGTAGAGGCAGTAGACCATCAACACGAACTTCTCGATGTAGGTGAGGTAGAGGGCGAAGCCCAGGCCGATAAGGGTACCGGCCAGTAGCAGGGCGCGCAAACGCATCATGGCCAGGACACCGAGAAGGACGTAGCCGGCCATGCCGATGGCGGCGACCGGCACGGGACCGATCATGGCGAAGGGGCTGTGATTCACTACGCCGCAGTCCCAGTGAGCATTGATGTCGCAGGGTTCGACGTCGTTGGAATAGTGGACGCGCAGGGCCAGGTACGATACGACCAGTCCCGCCAAAGCAAGCACCGTAATTATGTATCGCATAATTGTCATCGATAGTAAGGCATTTCGGCTGGGTGGAACGTGTTGGAAAGCGGTTTTTGCGCTGGCGCCCGGTTGCACGCGGTGACGTGGCGCTCTGAAGAGAGTCCTACAGGCATGCACGGAATGGATACAATGCTGGCAATGGTTTACAAGAAGAGCTTGCCCCTTCGTCTCAGTCTTGCGGTGTTGTTGATGGCGCTGGGCATAACGGCGCTGGCGGCGCAGTCAGGCCGGCAACCGACCAGCGTGAAGGACGCCTCGGCATTGCATCCGCCGGCGGGCGCGAACGTTGCAATTGTGGAGTTCAGCGACCTGGAGTGTCCGGCGTGCGCGCGGGCCAATCCTTACCTGATGCAGGCGGCCGCGCAATACAAGATTCCGTGGGTGCGGCACGATCTGCTCATTCCGAGCCATCCCTGGAGCCCGACGGCGGCAGTGAACGCCCGCTGGTTCGATGAGAAGGGTAACGGGCTGGGCGATGCCTATCGCAATGCCGTGTTTGCGAACCAGTCGTCGATCTACAACGTGAATGTGCTGGCCACTTTCACGCAGAAATTTGCGCAGAGCCATGGGGTGGCGATGCCGTTTGCGGTGGATCCGCAGGGCAAGCTGATGGCTGCTGTGAAAGCGGACACGGACCTGGGCATGCGCACCGGAGTGACGGTGACGCCGACGGTGTTCGTGGTGACGGCGCACTCGAAGGGTGCACCGTATATCGAAGTGCTGAATCCCGAGACGGATCTGTTCAGGACGATCGACCAGGCGCTGGCGGATACGAAGCAGCCGGCTGGAGCGGCGCGGCATAAGTAGGCCCGGAAACACGAACAGCCGGGAACGAGTCCCGGCTGTTGGGTAAACCTGAATTTTTGAGGAGCTTAGGCGGTAGCCAGGGCCTTGACGCGGGCGTTGAGGCGGGCCTTGTAGCGGGAGACAGTGTTCTTGTGGAACACGCCCTTCTGGACGCTCTTGTCGAGAGTGGAGACGGTCTCGCGGTACTGCTCCTGCGCGGCCTTGGCATCGCCCTTGGTCAGCGCCTCGCGGAGGGAGCGCAGGCTGGTGCGCACGCGGCTGCGGTTGGCGCGGTTGACGGCGGTGCGCTTCTCGGTCTGACGGGCGCGCTTGAGCGAAGAGACGTGATTTGCCATTCCAGTTCCTTGATTCTGAAAGAGATGATGCGGTGCAGAATGCAGTGAGAGCCGCATCCCTCGCAATTACTTAGTCTACGGGAAATTGGGTGTGGGGTCAACGGAGGAAGACAGGCGGTAGGGAGTAGGGAGTAGAAAGGACAAAGAGGCGGCGGGATGGGCCCTCGCTCCTCCATCGCAGAGGGTAAAGAGGCACGGCCCGTCCAAGCGTCGAAGCGGGGCCGAGTATCCGGAAAGAGAATCTGGTTCAGTTGTGCGGGGCGGAGCCCGAAGTGGGCTCGCGGAGGAGGTCGAGGGTATCGGCCTCTTGGCCGTCTCCGAAGTCGAGCGAGTCCAGCTCCCAGAACCTTGCCCGTTTGTGCGCTTCAACGTAGAGGTTCCCTTTGCCCTTGGGGCCTGAGACGGAGAACGTCAGTTCGGCGTGGCCGGCTGCTTCATTCACTGAGATTTCGCCCTCGGAGAACCAGCCGTACTTCAAGGGGTGGCCGAGCCGCGCGGCGAGGGTCGGGCTGGCATCCGCGCGGAGGATGGCCAGCTGGCGAGCCTCGCTGTTGTGCATGAGGTACGCGATCGGGAAGAAGATGCCGGCCAAGGCAAGGCATACGGGCAGGATCCATTTCCAATGTCTCTGGATCCAGCTCTTTTGCGGGGTGATGTTCGCTGTTGGCATTCGAGGGCACCCGTTAATGCGGCTGGTCGATTTTTACGTTGGTGAAGGTGGCGGTGGCGAGGCCGTCCTCATCGTGTGCGCAGAACCCAAGGCCCACGTAAACTTCGGCCGTCATTGGTACCCGGTAGCTGGCGAAGGGGTGGTCGAACCTGCCCTTCGGCCCTTGTGCGTAGGCGGTGAAGATGTCGCCTTTGCGCTCCAGGCGGAGGGTATTGAAAAAGCGCCTGGGAGCGGTCGAATCGCGGGTGAGGCCGCCTGAGTTCTCACGCCACTGGAGCGCCACGTGGCCATCACGGTGGATGGCCACGTCGGCATAGGCGGAATCCGGGGCGAGGGACTGGCGGACGATCAGTACGGCTTTGGCCAGTGGTGTCGATCCGATCTCGCCGGGGTAGATGTCGGCAGTGATGGTGATGTCGCCCGACAGCCTGATCCAGGTGAGGTGGAAGTCATCGGAAGTAGACCACATATCGGCGCCGCCGCCGGTGAGGTAATACGACCTGGTGACCGGGTCATACCGGTCGTTGCCGGGCTCCGTTTTGCCGATGTCGGTGGAGCCGGTGAAGAGGCCTTTCTGCGATTGAGCGGAGGCGGCCGCGGCTAGAGCAAGGAGCAGAGCTAGGGCTTTCATGGGTTTGGAGACACTATACAGCTGGTAGGTGGAAGCCGGTAGCCGGTAGCTTTCTAATCGAGGAACTACAATTTGTGGCAATGAAATGGATTGTGGCTTTGATTGCTTTCGCGTCCGCTTGGGCGTTTCCCGCACACGCGCAGACGACACAGCAGCTTAGCGAAGGCTGTGTGGAAACTGTTGGACAGAACAAG from the Occallatibacter riparius genome contains:
- a CDS encoding cytochrome c oxidase assembly factor 1 family protein, whose product is MPTANITPQKSWIQRHWKWILPVCLALAGIFFPIAYLMHNSEARQLAILRADASPTLAARLGHPLKYGWFSEGEISVNEAAGHAELTFSVSGPKGKGNLYVEAHKRARFWELDSLDFGDGQEADTLDLLREPTSGSAPHN
- a CDS encoding thiolase family protein — translated: MPEAVVVSAVRTPVGRAPKGTLATTRPDDLAAVALSAALERAPGLDKAEVEDVILGCAQPEGEAGFNMARFAALRAGLPIEVPGVTVNRLCSSGLEAIALADMRIRAGGDKVVLAGGAESMSMIPMGGAKPSPNPWLAENYPASLLTMGLTAERVAKHYNVSREDQDAFALRSHQKAVAAQEAGRFADEIVPVPVTIASPTEKAGKPRVEEKMFAADEGPRADTSAEALARLKPVFHAQGTVTAGNSSQTSDGAAAVVLMESVRAKELGLKPRARLVSYAATGCLPEEMGVGPIYAIPKALKMAGLKLEDIDLIELNEAFAAQSLAVIRTLGIDPERVNVNGGAIALGHPLGCTGAKLTATLLAEMERRAARYGMVTMCVGGGMGAAGIFERLS
- a CDS encoding vitamin K epoxide reductase family protein, with protein sequence MRYIITVLALAGLVVSYLALRVHYSNDVEPCDINAHWDCGVVNHSPFAMIGPVPVAAIGMAGYVLLGVLAMMRLRALLLAGTLIGLGFALYLTYIEKFVLMVYCLYCVISQGLILILTLLSAGWLWSARRAAPQA
- the rpsT gene encoding 30S ribosomal protein S20 → MANHVSSLKRARQTEKRTAVNRANRSRVRTSLRSLREALTKGDAKAAQEQYRETVSTLDKSVQKGVFHKNTVSRYKARLNARVKALATA
- a CDS encoding DsbA family protein; the encoded protein is MVYKKSLPLRLSLAVLLMALGITALAAQSGRQPTSVKDASALHPPAGANVAIVEFSDLECPACARANPYLMQAAAQYKIPWVRHDLLIPSHPWSPTAAVNARWFDEKGNGLGDAYRNAVFANQSSIYNVNVLATFTQKFAQSHGVAMPFAVDPQGKLMAAVKADTDLGMRTGVTVTPTVFVVTAHSKGAPYIEVLNPETDLFRTIDQALADTKQPAGAARHK
- a CDS encoding DUF1349 domain-containing protein, with protein sequence MKALALLLALAAAASAQSQKGLFTGSTDIGKTEPGNDRYDPVTRSYYLTGGGADMWSTSDDFHLTWIRLSGDITITADIYPGEIGSTPLAKAVLIVRQSLAPDSAYADVAIHRDGHVALQWRENSGGLTRDSTAPRRFFNTLRLERKGDIFTAYAQGPKGRFDHPFASYRVPMTAEVYVGLGFCAHDEDGLATATFTNVKIDQPH